The genomic interval ATCTACGGAACTTTGGAACTCCAGAAACAAAATGATGTAAAGATCCCTATCATGCCACTTCGCCGTCCATATGATATCTGATTCACGCTTTCTCAACTTTTTAGTGACAAACTTTGGGCTTAAGGTATGCAAACTATCCCAATCGATATCATTTACCCAGGGCTGCTTGACGAAGTTTACCAGCAGGTCTCTCACCATCTTTGGATAGGAAAATAGCTGGGTGTAGGCTGGATCAAAAGGAATAACCGTAATAACCGTAACGGATACCTTTGAGCGTAATAACCGTAACGGATACCTTTGAGAGCAAAACCAGCACTTTATCAAAAAACACCCTAAAAACCCTAAGCAAACGAAGTCAAAGCAAAGAAATCAAGGCCTATGAAAAGACGAAGCAAAGAAATTCAATCCAACGCGGGAAAATTTCACATCGAAGATTATAAAATGACGAGTTATAAGCTAAGAAGACAATAGAGGGAATTGCAGATACAATATCTGCTGAATTTATCCTACTTGTAGCCAAGATCAAGCAGACGAAAGCCGAGGTATCAAGCGCCTTAT from Pseudobacteriovorax antillogorgiicola carries:
- a CDS encoding Rpn family recombination-promoting nuclease/putative transposase, giving the protein MIKCWFCSQRYPLRLLRSKVSVTVITVIPFDPAYTQLFSYPKMVRDLLVNFVKQPWVNDIDWDSLHTLSPKFVTKKLRKRESDIIWTAKWHDRDLYIILFLEFQSSVD